One genomic window of Deinococcus aerophilus includes the following:
- a CDS encoding VanW family protein: MTAFKVLPRLTCLTLLGALLMACGPRIPGTAQSASSGTATLASATAAPAQPVAAPPAKVPRPEAPHTVNLRWSVPEPRLIGTRVERTLLHRSAPLTLSAGQVARVRQEGSLQAIRASLNAVYARIESRESRDIRFTRMGKTWVGEARTGWKVDRTASEAALLAALRNGSPSSPLSVALQAPARSVRWAAGKGLTHLASGESLFTGSPTFRVHNIRVGASRMQGLWIAPGETFSFNGAVGPISAATGFQPGYVVSGNTLATEDGGGICQVSTTVFRAALLSGLPITERHAHSYLVGYYGEPGLDATVYAPAKDLRWTNDTAAPLLVQADWDLKAGRLTVSVFGHDDGRTVRIAEPVITGRQTATEPSFVLDRTLPAGGARRIDMPATGMKAVVTRTVVSGDGQNTTDAFSSRYRPWGGVFAVAAGDPRLR, from the coding sequence ATGACTGCATTCAAGGTTCTCCCCCGCCTCACCTGCCTGACCCTGCTGGGCGCCCTGCTGATGGCGTGTGGGCCGCGCATTCCCGGGACGGCGCAGTCCGCTTCCTCCGGAACGGCCACGCTGGCGAGCGCGACCGCCGCGCCTGCCCAGCCGGTTGCCGCGCCCCCGGCAAAGGTGCCGCGTCCCGAGGCCCCGCACACCGTGAACCTGCGCTGGTCGGTGCCGGAACCGCGCTTGATCGGCACCCGGGTCGAGCGCACGCTGCTGCACAGGTCGGCCCCCCTGACCCTGAGCGCCGGCCAGGTGGCCCGGGTCCGGCAGGAGGGCAGCTTGCAGGCCATCCGGGCTTCCCTGAACGCGGTGTATGCCCGCATTGAGTCCCGAGAGTCCCGGGACATCCGCTTTACCCGCATGGGAAAGACCTGGGTGGGCGAGGCACGCACCGGCTGGAAGGTGGACCGGACGGCCAGCGAGGCGGCGCTGCTCGCTGCCCTCCGGAACGGAAGCCCCAGCAGCCCCCTGAGTGTGGCGCTGCAGGCCCCGGCGCGCAGCGTGCGCTGGGCGGCCGGGAAGGGCCTGACCCACCTCGCGAGCGGGGAGTCGCTGTTCACGGGCAGCCCGACCTTCCGGGTTCACAACATCCGGGTGGGGGCCTCGCGCATGCAGGGCCTGTGGATCGCGCCCGGAGAAACCTTCAGCTTCAACGGCGCGGTGGGCCCCATCAGCGCAGCAACCGGGTTCCAGCCCGGCTACGTGGTGTCGGGCAACACCCTGGCGACCGAGGACGGCGGCGGCATCTGTCAGGTCAGCACCACCGTCTTCCGCGCCGCCCTGCTCTCCGGGCTGCCCATCACCGAACGCCACGCCCACTCCTACTTGGTCGGGTATTACGGCGAACCCGGTCTGGACGCCACCGTCTATGCCCCGGCCAAGGACCTGCGCTGGACCAACGACACCGCCGCCCCGCTGCTCGTGCAGGCCGACTGGGACCTGAAGGCCGGGCGCCTGACGGTCAGCGTGTTCGGCCACGATGACGGCCGCACGGTCCGGATTGCCGAGCCGGTCATCACCGGGCGGCAGACGGCCACCGAGCCCAGCTTCGTGCTGGACCGGACTCTGCCCGCCGGCGGAGCCCGGCGCATCGACATGCCCGCCACCGGGATGAAGGCGGTGGTCACCCGCACCGTCGTGTCTGGGGACGGCCAGAACACCACCGACGCCTTCAGCAGCCGTTACCGGCCGTGGGGCGGCGTGTTCGCGGTGGCGGCCGGCGATCCCCGCCTGAGGTAA